The DNA sequence aaatttcataaaagtgtatcaaagtttgcaaaaaattagtatactgttcaccctcgggatattcccgaggaaatcgtcgggaaactacaaataccctctagaaaaattaccgacagtttcgtcggtaatttcccgagggtgtacagtacctattattttgccaattttttttaccccacaaggcctctaaggtgtgttgaatgaaaaaacatgcaaaacatggattctataattgtactaaggagagaaaatcccaaaatttcataaaagtgtatcaaagtttgcaaaaaataagtatactgttcaccctcgggatattcccgaggaaattgtcgggaaactacaaataccctctgaaaaaattaccgacagtttcgtcggtaatttcccgagggtgtacagtacgtattattttgccaattttttttaccccacaaggcccctaaggtgtgttgaatgaaaaaacatgcaaaacatggattctataattgtactaaggagagaaaatctcaaaatttcataaaagtgtatccaagtttgcaaaaaatacgtatactgttcaccctcgggaaattaccgacgaaattgtcgggaaactacaaatgccctctggaaaaattaccgacagtttcgtcggtaatttcccgaggctGTACAGTACctattattttgccaattttttttaccccacaaggcccctaaggtgtgttgaatgaaaaaacatgcaaaacatggattctataattgtactaaggagagaaaatcccaaaatttcataaaagtgtatcaaagtttgcaaaaaattagtatattgttcaccctcgggatattcccgaggaaatcgtcgggaaactacaaataccctctggaaaaattaccgacagtttcgttggtaatttcccgagggtgtacagtacctactattttgccaattttttttaccccacaaggcccctaaggtgtgttgaatgaaaaaacatgcaaaacatggattctataattgtactaaggagagaaaatcccaaaatttcataaaagtgtatcaaagtttgcaaaaaatatgtatactgttcaccctcgggaaattaccgacgaaactgtcgggaaactacaaatgccctctggaaaaattaccgacagtttagTCGGTAATTTctcgagggtgtacagtacctattattttgccaattttttttaccccacaaggcccctaaggtgtggtgaatgaaaaaacatgcaaaacatggattctataattgtactaaggagagaaaatcccaaaatttcataaaagtgtatcaaagtttgcaaaaaaataagtatactgttcaccctcggtaattcccgacgaaagtgtcgggaaactacaaatgctcGCTGGCAAAATTACGaacgatttcatcggtaattcccgagggtctACAGTGCATGATAATTCGTCCGTAATAACCTCTGTAATATTTGATGTACTgtaaaccatcggtaattaccgacgaaacaatCGGTAATTTTCCAGAGGGTTTTTTTTGggattaccgacgatttcctcgggaattaccgagggtgaacagttgtcatttttttgcaaaatttgatatgcttttatgaaattttgagatttacTCTCCTTAgcacaattatagaatccaaattttgcatgtttttgcattcaacacaccttaggggccttgtggggtaaaaaaaattggcaaaatagtacgtactgtacaccctcgggaaagtaccgacgaaactgtcggtaatttttccagagggcatttgtagtttccagacagtttcgtcggtaatttcccgagggtgaacagtatacgtattttttgcaaacttggatacacttttatgaaattttgggattttctctccttagtacaattataaaatccatgttttgcatgttttttcattcaacacaccttaggggccttgtggggtaaaaaaaattggcaaaataggaggtactgtacaccctcgggaaattaccgacagtttcgtcggtaatttttccagagggcatttgtagtttcccgacagtttccctcctaacaagtctcatttggacatactaccatggagccattcatgtaaaagtgattgataccatccatttaaattatcatccttccttacacatcatattgacacgagaatcaagtacaaaaactaaaaacaaaatctgaatatggaagaaattggatcatttcacaaatatggaagtttccttttttttttttttcttttttgtttattacattttggtatctttttttctaCGAAAATCCAGCTGAACACAACTCTATAATTCCTATGTTCCaagattatgtataagattCGAAACATATTGGATACAAAGTCCTACAAGGTAGCAGACACGGCAAGACTTTGCTGGCATACCTCATGCTGAACCAGAATCCTgatatcccaaacaaaaatatataaaagaaagaaaaaatttgtgaaaaattaagtgaaaattcaaactccaatgcCTGTTATCAACTGGCCCAGCATGAAGGATTCTTTTCACATATACCAGGTTAGGCCATCTGCCTCTATGCTAATAAGCCtttgcaattcaaatttttttatgatgttgAAGAATGATGCCTAAAATTCACACAGCAGCATGCATCTCTAGCCGTCTTCGtgctaagattttcaaatttgttcagaATGCTTTGAAGCAACCTGTGTGTCCACCGTTCTTGTGTCATGCTTTCTCTTGCTTCGTCTCTTTGATCTAGATGTGCGAGTCTTTGTAGGATGCTTTACAGCATGCTCTTGGATGCCCAACACTACATTTTCATTGGTAGGGAGTTCAGGAGGGGCATCAGGCCATGATGTGCGTTTTGATGGTACATTGACCTCCAGAGGAGGATCAATTATCCATCTGTAAAGAGACCACACTAATTTCAAATGCATGTGCATAGGAAGAGATTctgctaaatgaattttaattaaataggcaattgactgtcatgatttttgtgtgtcaatgatatatattgaaatttagatggcttgatgaggggtggggggaaaaaaagcatttctatatgacaaaattattgactaaaggtaaagatttgctgaaccaaagtaaaataaaaagaagcatgctacataaaatcatagtacaattatataagtcAATTGTTTAAAGGATTGTAGTCAAATTGCAAGTAAGAAAGCCCTTGGGAATGAGGTCAGAGGACTGAACAGAAATACATTGAAATGCCACACCAATACCACTTGACCACTTGAAACAATGCAATGACATTcacttgaaaagagaagttgagcatcattgtcacattcacaggtaggttactaattttaagttctacccatgtgtgatattcaaaatcacaatttcacagccacaattttatgctttgaaaataaattagaaacgcatagtacttagaaattgaaggatataacagcagaaagtttaacatgacaagattattacaaaacatttctaccaattgtatatgatcattggcactgttgactccatctatgcttcaaattttttaaacaaccatgacagctttcagaatgcaaaaaccatatgcactataaaatggaaaatggattggagacacaataggaaagaagatatggtacctgtagggccaaaccataaccgccattcacatcttgctcgaaataaagtaactggaaaataaagcaattagattataaatttaatgtcacaccagcaacacaaaagaaaatgcagatgcagagagagagagagagagagagagagttcatagtcatcaaacatggtatataaacaatttaaatgcaaaaatatgaaatatacataccttaaatttgctttgtgcatttgaagtaactctttctacaataccacactcggcttgttgctcgttgatcgtaacaccaaagaaatgagcattttgcttatccacctgcaacaaaacaaaatcaaccaaaTGGAAAATTCTagaaagaatgaaagtccatgataacaaacatgaaagcacctttccactaactgatgacagaatggaatgtatccctagttggctgtacgccatccagcatcatatcatcatacatatctctcagcaagaaatgcctaccaccaccgttattaaaaaaaaaaaaaaaaccagaacacaactttcacaatttctcccaaaaaaaaaaaattcccaacaccactaaaagaaaatcaaaattagagttgttgcctacctgttgcttctgcttctgctcctagggctctctaaaatcctgcagttttctctctgagttgcctcttcaccatctccttcaaaatgcgcagtctccacgcttacaatccgaccgattcatgaaaggaaacagagggctcctaaggtctggttatggataaagagatggaggggaaaagtcgaagaaaggaaagaaaaaaacatataaaaaaaaaacacataagggtattttgggattttaaaagattggaggggtagatcaaaaaagaaatgaattgagggggcaaaattcatAAAGCTCGGTCCTatgggggtattgggccaaattccccaaaaattaatcatttatattaaattataaaatactaaCACTACCActaataataaattcataatcaataatatttttttttgaattaacgTAATGTATCATAAgaagaaaattattgaaatttgaagaaacatgtTGTTATCCCATTGTACTCAATTCAAACTCGCAATGCCGGTGAACTTGCTaactggatatatatatatatatatatataaataaacatctCTTCCCTCAGCCTCAACACAAAACATGCTATATATTTACATTGTGTGAAACTCTCTCATATCTTTAGTGACTTTGTATAccgtcattattattattattattattatttaggcATTTTGTAGACTTGTAGTACAATGATTCAACTTTCTATTGCATTGCCTGATTGGATTAGCATTGTGGAAGGTGACCACCGGACCATATTAAGAACAAAGGAATTCTTCCGCAGTTGGAACACCGTTTTGTGACTTTTTGTCTACTGTCTACCACTGCATCCACGTACATATCCAGTCCTTATCCTCATTTTGGGCCCTCTTTTATCCCTTCTAGTGCAGAAACGGCCCATACTCAAGCTTGGGGCCTTCTGGGAATCCATATCTTACTCTTGTCTTTGAGAAGTTCTATGGAAATTAAAACatgtccttttgttttttttttttgttttttttttttttttgaaataatttatctaaattataaaatatctaaattttttttattttttataattcgaATATGTATTCTCAAACAGAAAATGTTTAACAACTAAAATTAATTCTCTTTGTCGATTAAAACATGTCTTAGTTTACCTTAAAATggatataaaattgaaatgtagagaaataaattataaaataaaggagTAAGAGcatcaattttgtaatttacactggaaaataaaaaagaaaaaagaaaaagaaaaaaggacagAAGAGGAGGTATAGTATAAAAAAGAAAGCGTGGGGAAATAAGGGTCCTCTTTGGTTGGAGGGGTTGGAATTGGGAAATCAAATAAGGGGGATAGGGAAGAAAGGTTGGGGGGGTGTTTTGTTTTGGTGTCTCCGTTCTCCAAAATGCAAATGCTCTCTTTCCAATAACACGCACCCCCCTTCTTCTCCCTCTTTGACCCGAACAGGGCCACTGAGCGagagatagaagaagaagaagaaacaagcaGCATCACACACACAGGACACACAGAGACGCAGAGGGCGGGTCTTCTCCATGGACTCCTCAGCTCCCGTCGAAGTCCGCCCACACATCCCTGACAAGGAGTCAATGGTCGACCCTTTCTTGGTTGAGGCTCTCCACAACCCTCGTCATCGTCTCACCCGTCTgtatcttctttctttcttttttttttttttattttttttttaaccctaaTTTCCACTCTTCAATTTAGATCTGTTTGTTTATAGTTTGCTTTCTCAATTCTgcccttttcttcttttttgggaattccttttgttttcttttggggCTTTTGACATTTTCTTCCTGTGCAATTTCCCCCTTTTTCCATTCAATTGAATTGGGTTTGGGGTTTGGGGAGGCAGTTTCGGATTTAGTTTTACAGCGGATGGTAAATGGTTATCTCAGATCTGATCTCAGGTTCATTTCTTAATTCACCTTTCTTTGGTTGAATTCAGCAAAACATATAAAGCATAAAATTTTGCGTCTGATGGTCCATGCGACCTGGTTTCTGGATGGTATTGAATGTCTGACCTGCTCTTACGAAATTTGCTGCATTAGGCTTTGCACTAAGTTGttggttcttttcttttttctttttttctttctttttttagggGGTTCAAGTCCCGGATAACAAGTTGGCATTTTTCTGAAGGAAAATTTGGTTCGTAGATGACTTTAAGCTATATTAGCTGCTTGATGCTCCCATGCATTCTTCTCTAACTTCCATGTTGTGTTTTATTGACCGTTTTGATTTTAAGATCTAAGTCCCCTGTCATTATAAGGtttcttgatttttttagtCAACCTTCTAGTCAGTCAGCAATGAAGTAATTAAAGTTGATAGTGCCTTTGCTAATGTTCTTATGGCGTAGCAGGCATAGTGGTTTGTTGCTTTTAGTGCTTATGGCTCTAAGTACCCcttaccctatatatatatatatacatatatattgttcaGAAATCGTTATTTGCATGCTTTTGTAGAGAGAACTAAAATGCTAATATTTTCCTTGCTTGGGTGAAGTTCTTTTGTTCATATGTGTTAAGTATTGACTTATTAGAGGTGGATTTTCTGCATTTTTGATGTTTCTTTGAACCATATTGTGGTCTTTATGTTTTTTGccctttctttctttgtctaaTTTTTGTATAACGCCTACATTTTTCATTATATCCATTTTGTCTCCTTGTACATGCTTTATCCATTGGTTTTGTAGAGTACTTGGTGATTGTTCGGTCTATGACAATATGAATGTCCATTTTTATAGTTGACATGCAACCCCACTTGTCCATTTTTATAGTTGACATGTAACCCCACTTTTCAGTTTTGCGAATGGAACTTGATATCCAGAGATTTCTGCACAATCCTGATCAGCAGCAGTTTGAGTTCCAACATTTTCCAACATCCTACCTTAGGCTTGCTGCTCATCGTGTTGCTCAACACTATGGTCTGCAAACTATGGTACAGGATACTGGGTTAGATGGTCAAGGAAATAGGATTTTGGTGAGAAAAACAGCAGAAAGCAAGTACCCAGCCGTTCGTTTATCTGAAATACCAATGAAACAATTGGAAAACGATAAACCTGAGATGGTTAAAATTGCCATCAGACGTAGGCCTAATAGATCTTTAAGCGAAGCCAATGAAGCTGGGACCAAACGAAATCCTGTGAGAAGTGTAGAAGAGAGAAAAGAGGACTATGATAAGGCACGTGCACGTATCTTTAGCAGCCCTAGCATTTCTGACTCAGATGATAAATTGTCTCAGGTCCCAATGGATGGGAGAACTTTAGGTTTGATCAGTAATGATAATGAAGGATGCAGAAACTCTGTTGTTGATGGAGAGAAAAATACAAGTATCAGAGATGTTACTTCTTCATCTCGAGTTGCCATTTTCAGAGATAGGGAAAAGGATCGTACTGACCCAGATTATGATAGGAGTTATGAAAGGTAAGTAGCTATCTTTAATGATTACTTTCGGGTCGGGGCATACTGTGATAGCTAATTGTGCGTTTATCTATTATTGCTCACTGTTGTGTCATGCATACCTTGAGCACTGTTGGTTATGGTTCTGAAATTTTCAATGTTTACTCTTTCTTTTTACACACCAAAAGCATATGTTTGTTTATAATGCTATTTGTTAGGGATGATGGGTGGTGGGTTTCTTGGATGTTTGAGGGCTTTTGACGAGAAGCTATTGTATATTGacaatgctttttcttttctgttttgttaCTTGATATCATTCTTTGTTCTAACTCTTGGTTtggtataaattaaattttcttgtaGGTATGTTAGGAATCTTCCAGGCAATCAAAATCTCAACTTGGCACCTTTCAATGTGCAAAAGATTCAACCTCCATTTGTGCAGTATGATGCTGTTTTCTCTGGTCAGATGCCAAGGACTCAGGCATCACTCAGCTATGGGCCTCCTTCAACCCCAGCTATCAACCCTTTTTGTGCTATGGGATTGAATCAGACAACCAGGGATGCTTCATACATGCAATGGTCGACTGCTGCGATGGTGTATGCACATTCATATGACCAGTTTAGACATGCTGGTTTTCAGGTAGGCAATAAGGCCTTGATTACAGCATCCAGTATTTCCACTTTTACTCGGGGGTTTGTTATATTTTGTACTGTTTATTTAGGCAGCTTTCCTGCAAAATTCATGAATGTTATTCTGGGGGAATTGAACTTCCTCGTTCTATGTCAGTTATTGTTATCTTTCGAGTGTGACCGGCTGTGTTATCTGAGCTTTCAAAGCATTGTGGCCGAATGGCTCTTAATTAACCTTATTGTTTTTGGTCTTCTCTGCAGGCTCCATTCTGTCAGCAACCCCTAAGCTTTGATTATTCGCAGAACCATTAGATGACATGTGGATGGGATTGTATTACTAGATATACATTCagaatttctttatatatatttaggactGCTTTTAAGTTAGGTGCATTGTCTGAGACTTCTTGTTACCAACAGTTAATAGATTTGTcttattttctcttattttttggttttttgtttttaaatcgaTTTGGAGCCTATATTAGTAAGGGAGTGTAATGGTACTACTTTTCGTTGGACATGTGCTATTTAATGAAACACTGATTCATTCGGGATGCTTTGACGTTAAATTAGATTTAATCACAGGTGAAAAATTGGGGtgctttgattttaaattagaaTTGATCCCAGATTTCACCGACAATATCTTTcaaacaataaatcaaaaatacaacaatttttcaaaatatgtatGCATGTTCAAATGTTAAAAGAGTATGGTTAAAGACGACTATGTTGATCGTACGGTTTGGGCGGTGCAAGGAGTAATGTAAATGAGTTTTATTATTTGTGTTCAAGGATGATGGCCACCAGCAGAtcataattgaaataattaataaaatttgaaaatgttttttaacaaaattttttatttatgttttttattttaatttttctataaatatttattgatttatttgtagtttttttgttatatataagtTATCTATTTTTTAGATATTATAATAGTGATATaagaatatatgttatatataattaaatttatataatattgaaataaagtgtggttttgattttttatcaatttttcatattataattaaaataaatagtttcgttggaattttttttaaataaaaaatataacacatttaaaaattttttagagATGCTCTGAGATGGCAATTATTAGTTAGCTATATAAGTTTTGTATTAGATTTCACTAGCAGATCATAACTGAGATGGCAATTACTAGTTGGTTATATTTAgctatgtattttttttttttatattaaaaatctaatatggaGAATAGGAAAAGTGAATTTCAAAATAGCCATTTAAATAGTTAAATGGTGTATGATGattattttcctttcaaaataatcatttaaattgtttaatggtatatgatttttgatatatgattattttttttttaaataaccacttaaatttaaatgatatatatgttctcatataataaatacaatattttattacttaaattgttaaaaaacgTTAGAAAACTTTCATTAGtgataaatatcatattttattataaatatatgaattgaTTGACCCATTAATATTTATAAGTAGAGTATTTATAAGTAGAACGCGATAAATGAGAGCTGTGAGTGTCTACATTcacataaaaaaagtaaaaaacaaatggCCACTTACCCATGGGCTGGCAGCCAAGGGTCTCAACTTAAACCATGCAATTATGAGTGGAAACAAAATTAAGAGTCCGATATCTACTTATAGTCAGAAGATTGTTATCAatgaaactaagaaaaaaattaaaaattatcgtgtttatttattagaaatcCATGGATGATTATTTGTAGTCGTATCCGGTATctcaaacaaaatttttttattggaacATGCAACGGAGTGCGATGGATCGTGGTACAGGTTGTTTTTCTATATGTAGTATTTTGCACACCCCCATCAAcgttatcaataaataaaatctataacAAATACTTTTGAAATCCCAATCATTTGGTGAGAGATCCAGATGTCCTCCACTTGCACAGACTTAAGCTAGCATGTGAAGCCTGCACCGCCCACCccagtattattattaattttctaattaagcaaaaacgtttaaaaaaaacacaGTGCCTCGGTTTAAAAAAGTCAGGTACTCGCATATAGAAATAGGAAAAATGGGAAACCCCCAGGAAGTTGACAGTGTGTCTCCTCTCTTCTCCTTCTGTCAGTGTGTTGTTCTTAAGCTTAgcttatttattttggagttgCCATTGCATGCCATGCCATGTCCAACGCCACATTCCTCAAAtcgtttttcattttattcctTTTGTCATCAAATATCATTATCACTTCATTATCTTAAGCTGCtgagtaaaaaaaatattatcattacCCTACTAGGCAGGAAAGAGGAACACATATGGAGGTCTTTCAAATTAACATAAAGGAGATCAACAGCGGCTAGACACGAGATAAAGCAACAATGATTATGATTATCTTGTATACTGTAACTATACAATCATAATGAATAATGATATTTGttttatgaatgaatgaatgcAATAAGAGATCCAATCGGAATCTGAATCTGACACAAAAGAGGACCATCATCTCAATTTATCCAATCATTCCAGTTGCGACCCACCGTGGCATTCTAACTTGTACTCTAATTTCTCATTTTACTTAGACAATCAAAGGGGTACCCTATTTCAGGTAACTTTGCGACTGTGGACTTGCCCTTCTggcaattaatttttaaaaagcttGGAGATCATAAGCTAATACATTAAACTTGCAAAATAGCTTACAAATGCTACTTGTACATTTACCTCCACAGCTGAATTGAAACCCCACTAGTCCATGCGAACAGAAGATCAGCAGCTGAAACTTCATCAAAACAATTGTTAAACATCTTATCCACTCACCATTGACCTTCATACTTTCCTAGTCACACTATCTGTCTCTTCCGCTTCTTAATAACAACAGCAAATTCATCCATTCgaactaaataattaattaaaatatagagaACGCCAAACTTCAACTTCATATGTGTCTACCATGCCGACACTCCCAAGTGAAATCTCAAATGACATAGAATAGCTAAGTCTTACTTAACTCTTACATGCAAGGATATAAGCCATTTGAAATTATCAAAGTACAAATTGGAAATAATAGTTAATACAGCTACTTCATGTAGCATGAAGATAGGCCAACATTCTAATGCAATCGGAATAGTTTTAACAGGCCCCTCAATATTGTGGGGGTTAAGTCTTCTACAAAGAGACACACAATGTACAACACGTACACTTTCATCTCTACATACACTAAACTAAGAAACACAAGGCACAACTCTTACAAGGAAGATGTTCTTGGACGAAGCCAAGAAACACAGCATTAGACGTCCCAACCAAGTTATTAACCAACCCATGTTTAGCTTCTTAGAAAACATAAATAGACTTGCCACCTTTATTTATTCTCACCTACAAGCTCAAAATTAGTCAACTTTGTTGCTTCAGCCATTCCCCTACCATTAATTACCAACCACAGGACCTCCCCAGCAAGAAAGACTCAGACTGTGAAGTGAAAGAAATCCAGCCGATTCCCAAAATTAAAAGGTATATGCAACCTCCAAGAAACTCGAATTCATCCATTATGATGACTGACACCATCAGCGTAGCTGCCATATAAGAGTTTCGAAACATCGCTCATTGTCGCTTGAGTGGCATCATGACCAAATTTCCGCCACCAGAAGTCGACAAGGACAAAATTTACACATGAAGAAACCCACAGAGCAAAGGGACAACGCAAAGGACACTAATGATATCAAATCCTAATTACTCATAAAGGATGGTGGTGAAACATACCCGACTGGCAACGTATGTGTTACAAGCAAAATACTTTAGGAACTGGAAATGGAAATTCAGGCATCAATCCCAGCCCCTACCAGTGACTAGCAACAAGATCATTGAAGATTAACTAACATTAACGATGACAACCAGTCTTCTGAACCCACTCTAACAAATACCCCACCGGACACCAATTACTTCACATGGACCTGGACCTGAAATCAAATTGAACGAGAGGCAACTAGACTGAAGAAAGCAAATACATTTtacccaaatatttaatttttaatcatcCCCAGTTGGAAAAAGAGTAAGAACCTTCCTCccccctcctcctcctcctcctgctGCTGCGTTAGCCGACTCCAAGTCCTCCACATAACCAGGCACTGGATTATGCACCGCTGCCGACCCCATCCTATGAACCGGCTGTGACTGCCTTGCAAGGAAAGAATGCTCGAATTGGCCGTTTGTTGGGGAACCAAAATGGCCGAC is a window from the Ziziphus jujuba cultivar Dongzao chromosome 11, ASM3175591v1 genome containing:
- the LOC107431548 gene encoding uncharacterized protein LOC107431548 isoform X1 — its product is MDSSAPVEVRPHIPDKESMVDPFLVEALHNPRHRLTLSDLVLQRMVNGYLRSDLRGFKSRITSWHFSEGKFVLRMELDIQRFLHNPDQQQFEFQHFPTSYLRLAAHRVAQHYGLQTMVQDTGLDGQGNRILVRKTAESKYPAVRLSEIPMKQLENDKPEMVKIAIRRRPNRSLSEANEAGTKRNPVRSVEERKEDYDKARARIFSSPSISDSDDKLSQVPMDGRTLGLISNDNEGCRNSVVDGEKNTSIRDVTSSSRVAIFRDREKDRTDPDYDRSYERYVRNLPGNQNLNLAPFNVQKIQPPFVQYDAVFSGQMPRTQASLSYGPPSTPAINPFCAMGLNQTTRDASYMQWSTAAMVYAHSYDQFRHAGFQAPFCQQPLSFDYSQNH
- the LOC107431548 gene encoding uncharacterized protein LOC107431548 isoform X2, which codes for MDSSAPVEVRPHIPDKESMVDPFLVEALHNPRHRLTLLRMELDIQRFLHNPDQQQFEFQHFPTSYLRLAAHRVAQHYGLQTMVQDTGLDGQGNRILVRKTAESKYPAVRLSEIPMKQLENDKPEMVKIAIRRRPNRSLSEANEAGTKRNPVRSVEERKEDYDKARARIFSSPSISDSDDKLSQVPMDGRTLGLISNDNEGCRNSVVDGEKNTSIRDVTSSSRVAIFRDREKDRTDPDYDRSYERYVRNLPGNQNLNLAPFNVQKIQPPFVQYDAVFSGQMPRTQASLSYGPPSTPAINPFCAMGLNQTTRDASYMQWSTAAMVYAHSYDQFRHAGFQAPFCQQPLSFDYSQNH
- the LOC107431548 gene encoding uncharacterized protein LOC107431548 isoform X3; this translates as MVISDLISVLRMELDIQRFLHNPDQQQFEFQHFPTSYLRLAAHRVAQHYGLQTMVQDTGLDGQGNRILVRKTAESKYPAVRLSEIPMKQLENDKPEMVKIAIRRRPNRSLSEANEAGTKRNPVRSVEERKEDYDKARARIFSSPSISDSDDKLSQVPMDGRTLGLISNDNEGCRNSVVDGEKNTSIRDVTSSSRVAIFRDREKDRTDPDYDRSYERYVRNLPGNQNLNLAPFNVQKIQPPFVQYDAVFSGQMPRTQASLSYGPPSTPAINPFCAMGLNQTTRDASYMQWSTAAMVYAHSYDQFRHAGFQAPFCQQPLSFDYSQNH